One genomic segment of uncultured Desulfobacter sp. includes these proteins:
- the asnB gene encoding asparagine synthase (glutamine-hydrolyzing): MCGIAGILTHNRPLEDRDSVLDAMLAKLAHRGPDGKGKVHIPSQALLGHCRLAIIDLELGAQPMQSSDGRYTLTYNGEIYNYLELRQTLIQQGHRFSTFSDSEVLLHLLIKEGPDALLRLNGMFAFMFHDSHSNEWLAARDHFGIKPFYYTTTKDEFVFASEIKALLAHPEIHPRRDDQALHQYLTFQYCLESRTLFQGIEKIKPGHFLQGKGNKIIKNSCYWETNYHIDDYHTEAYFVDRLRDLIQDSVRLQLRSDVPLGGYLSGGIDSSLMCALASDHLQAPIPMFHGRFSEGPEYDESFFAKELAASRNGSYLEVVPSARDFVNDLPNLIYALDEPLAGPGLFPQYQVSRLAKDYVTVVLGGQGGDEIFGGYARYLVGYLEQALKGGIFETQEEGKHLVTLESIIPQLSMLKQYHPLLSQFWSKGLFEPMDARYFALINRSQGLYPLLNPDLRQSFDHDLLFSEFQTVFNHPDTRSYINKMTHFDQKTLLPALLQVEDRVSMVVSLESRVPLLDKRIVDLVTTMPPPLKFQGGKTKHILKKAIRSLLPSTILERKDKMGFPVPLGEWMQKNPVRDFVGDVLLSRASLERGIYTPNALQNMLSEHGVGGRRLWGALCLELWHQRFMDG; encoded by the coding sequence TCTGTTTTGGATGCAATGCTTGCAAAGCTTGCCCATCGGGGTCCGGATGGAAAAGGGAAGGTGCATATTCCTTCTCAAGCATTGCTCGGACATTGCCGCCTGGCAATCATAGACCTGGAGTTGGGTGCCCAGCCCATGCAATCGTCTGACGGTCGATATACGTTGACTTACAACGGTGAAATATACAACTATCTGGAACTACGCCAGACGTTGATTCAACAGGGACATCGTTTTTCTACATTTTCTGATTCCGAGGTGCTGCTGCACCTGTTGATAAAAGAAGGCCCTGATGCACTTTTGCGGCTGAACGGCATGTTTGCTTTTATGTTCCATGATAGCCATTCCAATGAGTGGCTTGCTGCCCGGGATCATTTTGGCATCAAACCGTTTTATTATACGACCACAAAAGATGAATTTGTTTTTGCATCGGAAATCAAGGCACTGCTGGCCCACCCTGAAATTCATCCCCGCCGCGATGACCAGGCCCTGCATCAATATCTGACCTTTCAGTACTGCCTTGAGTCGCGTACGCTGTTTCAAGGAATCGAGAAAATAAAACCCGGCCATTTTTTGCAAGGCAAAGGCAACAAAATTATCAAAAATTCCTGTTACTGGGAAACCAATTACCATATTGATGATTATCATACAGAAGCCTATTTTGTAGATCGTCTGCGGGACCTGATCCAGGACAGTGTCCGGTTGCAACTTCGTTCTGATGTGCCTCTGGGAGGATACCTGTCAGGGGGGATTGATTCAAGCCTTATGTGCGCCCTGGCTTCAGACCATCTTCAGGCCCCGATTCCAATGTTCCATGGCCGGTTCAGCGAAGGCCCTGAATATGATGAGTCCTTTTTTGCCAAAGAGTTGGCTGCTTCCAGAAATGGCAGTTACCTGGAAGTGGTGCCCTCTGCCCGTGATTTTGTAAATGATTTGCCGAACCTGATCTATGCGCTGGATGAGCCCTTGGCCGGCCCGGGCCTGTTTCCGCAATATCAGGTCAGCCGGCTGGCCAAAGACTATGTCACCGTTGTTCTGGGAGGACAAGGGGGGGATGAAATATTCGGAGGCTATGCCCGCTATCTCGTCGGATACCTGGAGCAGGCCCTTAAAGGGGGTATCTTTGAAACCCAGGAAGAAGGGAAACACCTGGTAACCCTGGAATCCATCATTCCCCAGCTTTCAATGCTCAAACAGTATCATCCCCTGCTGTCCCAGTTCTGGTCAAAAGGGCTTTTTGAACCTATGGATGCCCGCTATTTTGCACTTATTAACCGCAGCCAGGGACTTTATCCATTGCTCAACCCTGACTTGAGACAATCCTTTGACCATGACCTTCTTTTTTCAGAATTTCAAACGGTGTTTAACCATCCGGATACCCGATCCTACATTAACAAGATGACCCACTTTGACCAGAAAACCCTGCTGCCGGCGTTGTTGCAGGTTGAAGATCGTGTCAGCATGGTGGTTTCATTGGAATCCCGGGTGCCGCTTCTGGATAAACGAATTGTGGACCTGGTGACCACCATGCCACCGCCCCTTAAATTTCAGGGTGGGAAAACCAAACATATCCTCAAAAAAGCCATTCGTTCGCTGCTCCCTTCAACCATCCTGGAACGGAAAGACAAGATGGGATTTCCAGTGCCTCTGGGTGAATGGATGCAAAAAAACCCGGTTCGTGATTTTGTGGGAGATGTGCTGCTGTCACGCGCAAGTCTGGAACGGGGTATCTACACCCCCAATGCCTTGCAGAATATGTTATCTGAGCATGGGGTCGGCGGTCGCCGTCTCTGGGGCGCATTGTGCCTTGAACTGTGGCACCAGCGATTTATGGACGGCTGA